The Streptomyces nigra genome includes the window CACGGCCGTGGGACTGGGACTCGGCTCCGTGCTGCTGGTCTTCGCGGTGAACGGCGGCGGTTCCAGCCCCACCGCGGGAGGGGACCACACGGCGTCCGACACCTTCTCCGCGGACAAGCTGGAGAGCAAGGTCGCGGACCTCCTCGACAAGACAGCGCAGTCCGCACCGACCTCCCGTAATCCCAACCGAAGCATGGGTGTGGAAGGCGGCGCGGACACCAAGAGGCCGCGGGTCCTGCGGGAGATCAACGTGCCGGAGTGCGTCCAGAAGGGCATCGGCCGCGACGACAGCGCACTCGCCGCTGAGGAAGGCGTCTACAAGGGCAAGGACGCGTTGCTCGTCGTCCTCCCGGACGCCTCCGATGTCACTCGGGTCACCGCCTATCTGATGGACGCGACCTGTGTGAAGCACCCGACGACGAGCAAGGCCCAGGTTCTTCTGACCGAGTCCTACGCGCGTTCCTGAACGCCCCGCGATTGGTCGACCTCAGGCGTGGCAACCCGTGAAGGGGGCATCACCGTGTGCCCTGACACAGCGGGAATGCGCGCCCCT containing:
- a CDS encoding anti-sigma factor family protein, whose translation is MTSMAGKAGHPDVTEIADLTEGLLSPSRAADIERHLEDCELCTDVRESLEEIQGLLGSVPAPSRMPDDVAERIDAALTAESLARSAATENPAEPTPSEKTGADIADSHVSRETSPTVDRPAGHPRSSTTGPGRKGRKRAGSRKAALGAAFTAVGLGLGSVLLVFAVNGGGSSPTAGGDHTASDTFSADKLESKVADLLDKTAQSAPTSRNPNRSMGVEGGADTKRPRVLREINVPECVQKGIGRDDSALAAEEGVYKGKDALLVVLPDASDVTRVTAYLMDATCVKHPTTSKAQVLLTESYARS